A genome region from Accipiter gentilis chromosome 13, bAccGen1.1, whole genome shotgun sequence includes the following:
- the ERICH6B gene encoding LOW QUALITY PROTEIN: glutamate-rich protein 6B (The sequence of the model RefSeq protein was modified relative to this genomic sequence to represent the inferred CDS: substituted 1 base at 1 genomic stop codon), translating to MSNGCKLSGPGSNQSQPKIFPPGTGSSDSSSALTVENVKRLEKEYMTSKEAFNKQRIQDYIKQTNLAHFNKDTTKKSSTEFVWEAEPEGSSSSFPAKQSENSKEVCWKTSEEISRKDKLLTAPATDSLSAQPTGSKRKESKQRVDIYPVSCRSRRHDMEDEMTQTEWSYSDESLAARKDGKFIXSCHAVSVIGEEKSSEAVGGGSSLKPTEDQAVEVLSRDTEVYPKDGDKKEPAETKEEAAGEDGEDNSQAGLYEQASREPAELAQGSPRLELDEEPPSTGGECEDDGMAATTLHPGEITWTKDSAKCTFCSAPEKPIPTVVDLKEQPQENIFCCRRYKEVFDAIIRDLMSENEVEEELDTAPRADPSQAELRSSIKKKLLQQLGEGGFESYREIFQQYLRFVARTSISFRLSEQNKYAVRPKAVPFKKHRPTSAPPEDLLEPDREFVAEHLKHCRSPEPVRRRYPDGQIFFLLFPDGSGQVYYPSGNLAVLITFTKEALFTYCILEDSRYPEIRAAFGSHGHGLCFHPDGHLWAALDPCTGICLDRAGNSQKCWKWHDFSHHTHSPPFQSITMKLNDHLTLKILAQDHIDLLFTSRSNRIRFNVGSRLKLKDPETSHLLKRPESEEELFLQSKKIQLRNLLFKIQTALRCFWQPLSQ from the exons ATGTCTAATGGATGCAAGCTGTCAGGGCCTGGCAGTAACCAGTCCCAACCAAAAATATTTCCCCCTGGGACTGGTTCATCAGattccagctctgctctcacaGTGGAAAATGTGAAAAGGCTGGAAAAGGAGTACATGACTTCTAAAGAAGCCTTCAATAAGCAGAGAATACAAGATTATATTAAGCAGACTAATCTTGCTCACTTCAACAAAGACACGActaagaaaagcagcacagagttTGTCTGGGAAGCAGAGCCTGAAGGATCCTCCTCATCCTTTCCTGCAAAACAGAGTGAAAATAGCAAAGAAGTTTGCTGGAAGACCTCTGAAGAAATTTCAAGGAAAGATAAGCTCCTAACAG caccAGCGACAGATTCCCTGTCAGCTCAGCCCACTGGCTCTAAGCGGAAGGAATCCAA ACAGCGTGTAGACATCTACCCTGTCTCCTGCCGCAGCAGAAGGCACGACATGGAAGATGAGATGACCCAGACGGAGTGGAGCTATTCAGATGAGTCCCTGGCTGCCAGGAAGGACGGTAAGTTCATTTAAAGCTGCCAT GCTGTTTCAGTAATAGGAGAGGAGAAGAGCTCAGAGGCTGTGGGTGGCGGGAGCAGCCTTAAGCCCACAGAAGACCAAG CCGTGGAAGTGCTCTCCAGGGACACCGAGGTGTACCCCAAGGATGGAGATAAGAAGGAGCCAGCCGAAAccaaggaagaggcagcaggCGAGGATGGAGAGGACAATAGCCAAGCAGGACTGTATGAGCAAG CGTCACGGGAGCCTGCTGAGCTTGCCCAAGGGAGTCCAAGGCTGGAGTTAGATGAGGAGCCACCATCCACGGGGGGAGAGTGTGAGGATGACGGGATGGCTGCGACTACCCTCCACCCGGGTGAG ATCACCTGGACCAAAGACTCTGCAAAGTGCACCTTTTGCAGCGCTCCTGAAAAGCCGATCCCAACAGTGGTGGATCTGAAGGAACAGCCCCAGGAAAAT ATCTTTTGCTGCAGGAGATACAAGGAAGTGTTTGACGCCATCATCCGAGACCTGATGAGTGAAAATGAAGTGGAAGAAGAGCTGGACACGGCTCCCCGTGCTGACCCTTCCCAAGCTGAGCTGAGGAGCAGCATCAAGAAGAAACTGCTGCAACA GTTAGGCGAAGGAGGCTTTGAGAGCTACAGGGAAATATTTCAGCAGTATCTGAGATTTGTTGCCA ggaCCAGCATCTCATTCAGACtctcagaacaaaacaaatacgCTGTCAGACCGAAAGCTGTCCCTTTCAAAAAGCACCGACCGACATCAGCACCTCCAGAAGACCTGCTGGAGCCAGACAGAGAGTTTGTTGCAGAGCACTTAAAG CACTGCCGCTCTCCTGAGCCCGTAAGACGACGTTATCCTGACGGACagatatttttcctcctgttcccggATGGAAGCGGTCAGGTTTA CTACCCGTCGGGCAACTTGGCCGTTCTCATCACGTTCACCAAGGAAGCCCTGTTCACCTATTGCATCCTGGAGGACAGCAGGTACCCCGAGATCAGGGCTGCCTTCGGGAGCCACGGCCACGGGCTCTGCTTCCACCCCGACGGCCACCTCTG ggctgccctggatCCCTGCACCGGGATCTGCTTGGACCGGGCAGGGAACAGTCAGAAGTGCTGGAAGTGGCATGACTTCAGCCACCACACTCACAGCCCTCCTTTCCAGTCCATCACCATGAAACTGAACGACCACCTCACCCTTAAAATCCTGGCTCAGGATCACATCGACTTACTGTTCACCAGCCGCAGCAATCGTATTCGTTTCAACGTGGGGTCCCGGCTCAAG TTAAAAGACCCAGAGACAAGTCACCTGCTGAAGAGGCCAGAAAGCGAAGAGGAGCTCTTCCTTCAGTCTAAAAAGATTCAGCTCAGGAACCTGCTGTTCAAAATACAGACGGCGTTGCGGTGCTTTTGGCAACC